The following proteins are co-located in the Desulfobacterales bacterium genome:
- a CDS encoding chemotaxis protein CheW — MSGDHHLIFAIDEQHFAVPASAVEHVIRAVQPAYPLDAPDLILGLINMGGAVVPLINIRKQFGLPERPIRESDRIILCRACGFSLAFAVDKIAGVDLLYPEPAIDPETIYPEMRRYITGAATFEHQTVFIYDIDTLIPQTTLEQAKLAIETV; from the coding sequence ATGTCCGGGGACCATCACCTTATTTTTGCAATTGATGAACAGCACTTTGCGGTCCCGGCTTCAGCTGTTGAGCACGTCATCCGGGCGGTGCAGCCGGCTTATCCGCTGGATGCCCCGGATTTGATCCTGGGACTTATCAATATGGGCGGGGCCGTGGTCCCCTTAATTAATATCCGGAAACAGTTTGGTCTGCCGGAGCGGCCGATCCGCGAATCCGACCGGATCATCCTCTGCCGTGCCTGCGGATTTTCCCTTGCATTTGCCGTGGATAAAATAGCCGGCGTGGACCTGCTTTACCCGGAGCCGGCCATTGATCCGGAAACCATCTACCCGGAAATGCGCAGATACATCACCGGCGCGGCGACGTTTGAACACCAAACCGTATTTATCTATGATATTGACACCCTGATTCCGCAAACAACCCTTGAACAGGCCAAACTGGCGATTGAAACAGTGTAA
- a CDS encoding ABC transporter ATP-binding protein, with the protein MAPSVDVKKLAYAYEDSRVLEDLSFSVGQGEFFVVIGPNGSGKTTLMKLIAGLLKAQRAAIRIMGQDIRSYGRKALARRIAFVPQQMPMDFPFTVAGVVLFGRAPHLGTFGLESKEDRQQAEQAMAFTEVDHLAGRRMDQLSGGERQRVFIARAICQAPQIMILDEPTAALDIAHQMRIMDLMEKMKQEKGITVLMVSHDVNLAAMYADTLLLLKNGRLAEWGPPGQVLAYETLEPVYGCPLLVDESPLGELPRVTPVPGRYIIEELVK; encoded by the coding sequence ATGGCACCTTCGGTGGATGTAAAAAAATTGGCGTATGCCTATGAAGACAGCCGGGTACTTGAGGATTTATCATTTTCCGTGGGCCAGGGCGAATTTTTTGTGGTGATTGGGCCGAACGGGTCCGGAAAAACCACTCTGATGAAGCTGATTGCCGGGCTGCTGAAGGCCCAACGGGCCGCCATCCGAATTATGGGCCAAGATATCCGCTCCTACGGCAGAAAGGCTCTGGCCCGCCGGATTGCCTTTGTGCCCCAGCAGATGCCCATGGATTTTCCCTTCACTGTGGCGGGTGTCGTGCTTTTCGGCCGCGCCCCGCATTTAGGCACCTTTGGCCTGGAGTCCAAAGAGGATCGGCAGCAGGCGGAACAGGCCATGGCGTTTACGGAAGTGGATCATCTGGCCGGACGCCGGATGGATCAGTTAAGCGGGGGCGAGCGGCAGCGGGTGTTTATCGCCCGGGCCATCTGTCAGGCACCGCAAATCATGATACTTGACGAGCCGACCGCAGCGCTTGATATTGCCCATCAGATGCGGATTATGGATTTAATGGAGAAGATGAAGCAGGAAAAGGGCATCACTGTGCTCATGGTCTCCCATGACGTTAACCTGGCGGCCATGTATGCGGATACCTTGCTGCTCTTGAAAAACGGCAGGCTGGCAGAATGGGGGCCGCCGGGCCAGGTGCTCGCCTATGAAACCCTTGAGCCGGTCTACGGCTGCCCGCTGCTGGTGGATGAAAGCCCGCTGGGCGAGCTGCCGCGGGTAACCCCCGTGCCGGGGCGCTATATTATTGAGGAGCTGGTGAAATAG
- a CDS encoding CheR family methyltransferase, translating into MHLSLSEQILSDISRFITARTGLSFPRPKWKTLAKSIAAAARETGFDEPARYARKILESAAPAELLEPLVGHLTIGETYFLRDKHMFQALQDHVIRGLIDHPRRPEKTLRFWSAGCATGEEAYSIAILLDRLGSRLNNWDIHILGTDVNQKFLKIAEQGIYTQWSMRETPESIIRTYFKPCPDNRFEILPRIRRQVCFTRLNFAEPDYRKILGGPKPMDVIFCRNVLMYHDPMSREHVINRLIDLLEENGWLITGPAESGFVNSSALTPVRFTHATFFRKGPARKEEKYPLTYAKRRNQERSPANPSAAGQRSNSAACNRRMTDTRPVKAPSVRYSYEDALSDYDQGRYQASADKLHRMLSNGRARNGTFLMQTEAMVLLTRCHANLGELKNAEYWCQAAIETEKLNPDLYFLLAGLHQAENAPEAAIRALKQSLYLDPDFVMAHFQLGLLLKQRGRPEESRKRFLNAQSLLKAKDPGEILPHSEGMTAGRMLETVKSFIR; encoded by the coding sequence ATGCATTTGTCTTTATCGGAGCAGATTCTAAGCGACATCAGCCGATTTATTACCGCCCGCACCGGTCTTTCATTTCCCAGGCCGAAATGGAAGACGCTTGCCAAAAGCATTGCTGCCGCAGCCCGCGAAACCGGTTTTGACGAACCCGCCCGATACGCCCGAAAAATTCTTGAATCCGCCGCGCCCGCCGAACTCCTGGAGCCGCTGGTGGGGCATCTGACCATCGGGGAGACCTATTTTTTAAGAGACAAGCATATGTTTCAGGCCCTCCAGGACCATGTCATCCGGGGACTGATTGATCATCCCCGGCGGCCGGAAAAAACGCTTCGCTTCTGGAGCGCGGGCTGCGCCACCGGCGAAGAAGCCTATTCCATCGCCATCCTGCTGGATCGCTTGGGCAGCCGGCTGAACAATTGGGACATCCATATTCTGGGCACAGATGTGAACCAAAAGTTCTTAAAAATCGCCGAACAAGGCATCTATACCCAGTGGTCCATGCGGGAAACGCCGGAGTCGATTATCCGGACCTATTTTAAGCCCTGCCCGGACAACCGGTTTGAGATTCTCCCCCGCATCCGCCGGCAGGTCTGCTTTACCCGGCTCAATTTTGCGGAACCGGATTACCGGAAAATTTTGGGCGGCCCCAAACCCATGGATGTGATTTTCTGCCGCAATGTGCTCATGTATCACGACCCCATGAGCCGGGAGCATGTGATAAACCGGCTGATCGATCTTCTGGAGGAGAACGGCTGGCTGATTACCGGACCGGCGGAGTCCGGATTCGTCAACTCTTCGGCCCTTACCCCGGTGCGGTTCACCCATGCCACTTTCTTTCGCAAAGGCCCTGCCCGCAAAGAGGAAAAATATCCGTTAACCTATGCAAAAAGGCGGAATCAGGAACGGAGTCCCGCCAATCCGAGCGCTGCCGGCCAAAGATCAAACAGCGCGGCCTGCAATCGGCGCATGACAGACACCCGGCCGGTTAAAGCCCCTTCTGTGCGCTATAGCTATGAAGATGCCCTGTCAGATTATGACCAGGGGCGCTACCAGGCATCGGCAGATAAACTCCACCGGATGCTTTCAAACGGGCGCGCCCGAAACGGGACGTTTCTGATGCAGACCGAGGCCATGGTGCTTTTGACCCGATGCCATGCCAACCTCGGAGAGCTTAAAAATGCCGAGTACTGGTGCCAGGCGGCCATTGAAACCGAAAAGCTGAATCCGGATCTGTATTTTCTGCTGGCCGGCCTCCATCAGGCGGAAAATGCCCCGGAGGCGGCCATCCGGGCATTGAAACAAAGCCTTTACCTGGACCCGGATTTTGTCATGGCCCATTTCCAATTGGGCCTTCTGCTCAAACAAAGGGGTCGGCCTGAGGAGAGCCGGAAACGCTTCCTAAACGCCCAGAGTTTGTTAAAAGCCAAAGATCCGGGGGAAATCCTGCCCCATTCAGAGGGCATGACCGCTGGCCGCATGCTTGAAACCGTTAAATCCTTTATCAGGTAA
- a CDS encoding long-chain fatty acid--CoA ligase, with protein MAVEKLWHKSYAKGVKPYLDYEQRTVSAALSRSAQNFPNHTALNYMGKRITYAALDRLVNAFARALSDCGIQPGDKVAVCLPNIPQVVIANYAIFRIGAVTVQNNPLYTERELAYQLNDSDARLLVTLSLLLPRIEKIRDQTQIENIIACNINDYLPFPLKQLFPLAKREMYRKMPMADDIFSFRKVISRYPDTPVEEQSHWDEIGALLYTGGTTGKSKGVMLTHANLSANVQQFEAWFPELKPGTERLVGNFPVFHSAGFTAIQNYCLWQAYEIILVPRPEPAINIKMIKKFKPTFLPGVPTIFVGLLAEPEFRKMDLSSIKGFFSGAAPLAADTIRDLKDLTGADMCEVYGSTENSPIVTVTPWGGKIKPGTVGCPVPDTDVRLMDVETGETEVALGEVGEITIKGPQVMRGYYKKPEETRAVLKDGWFYSGDIGRFDEDGYLTIVDRKKDMIIAGGYNVYPIELDNVLFDHPKILEACTIGIPDKYRGETVKAFIVTKKDETLTEEEVIQYCKEHLAPYKVPKQIEFIDELPKSTVGKILRRKLREAELAK; from the coding sequence ATGGCCGTAGAAAAACTCTGGCATAAGTCCTATGCCAAGGGTGTTAAGCCTTATCTGGACTATGAACAGCGAACCGTTTCCGCCGCCCTTTCCCGCTCCGCCCAAAACTTTCCCAACCACACCGCTTTAAACTACATGGGCAAACGCATCACTTATGCGGCACTTGACCGCCTGGTGAATGCTTTTGCCCGCGCATTGAGCGACTGCGGCATCCAGCCCGGGGACAAGGTGGCGGTCTGCCTGCCCAACATCCCCCAGGTCGTGATCGCCAACTACGCCATCTTCCGGATCGGCGCAGTGACCGTCCAGAACAACCCGCTCTACACCGAACGCGAACTCGCCTATCAGCTCAATGATTCCGATGCCAGGCTCCTGGTTACGCTTTCCCTGCTGCTTCCAAGGATTGAAAAAATCAGAGATCAAACACAGATTGAAAACATTATTGCCTGCAACATCAATGACTATCTGCCGTTTCCCTTGAAGCAGTTGTTTCCCCTGGCCAAACGGGAGATGTACCGAAAAATGCCCATGGCAGATGACATCTTTTCCTTTCGGAAAGTCATCTCACGCTACCCGGACACGCCGGTAGAAGAGCAAAGTCACTGGGACGAGATCGGGGCGCTGCTCTATACCGGCGGCACCACCGGCAAAAGCAAGGGCGTGATGCTTACTCACGCCAACTTAAGCGCCAACGTGCAGCAGTTTGAGGCGTGGTTTCCGGAACTAAAGCCCGGCACGGAGCGGCTGGTCGGCAACTTCCCCGTCTTTCACTCCGCGGGATTTACCGCCATTCAGAACTACTGCCTTTGGCAGGCCTATGAAATCATCCTGGTCCCCCGGCCGGAACCGGCCATCAACATCAAAATGATCAAAAAATTCAAGCCCACATTCCTTCCCGGGGTGCCCACCATTTTCGTGGGACTCTTGGCCGAGCCCGAATTCCGAAAAATGGATCTTTCCTCCATCAAAGGCTTTTTTTCCGGGGCCGCGCCGCTTGCGGCAGATACCATCCGCGATTTAAAGGATCTGACCGGCGCGGATATGTGCGAGGTATACGGATCCACGGAAAACTCGCCCATCGTGACCGTCACGCCGTGGGGCGGCAAAATAAAACCCGGCACTGTGGGCTGTCCGGTGCCGGACACGGATGTCAGGCTCATGGATGTGGAAACCGGGGAGACCGAGGTAGCGCTCGGGGAGGTCGGCGAGATCACCATTAAAGGCCCCCAGGTGATGAGGGGCTATTACAAAAAGCCGGAGGAGACCCGGGCCGTGTTAAAAGACGGCTGGTTTTACAGCGGCGATATCGGCCGGTTCGATGAAGACGGCTATCTCACCATTGTGGACCGGAAAAAGGATATGATCATTGCCGGGGGATATAATGTCTATCCCATTGAGCTGGACAACGTGCTCTTTGACCACCCGAAAATCCTTGAGGCCTGCACCATCGGCATACCGGACAAGTACCGGGGCGAAACCGTCAAAGCCTTTATTGTCACCAAAAAAGACGAAACCCTGACCGAAGAAGAAGTGATCCAATACTGCAAGGAACATCTGGCGCCCTATAAGGTGCCCAAACAGATTGAGTTCATCGATGAACTCCCCAAGAGCACAGTGGGTAAAATCCTGCGGCGGAAATTGAGGGAAGCCGAGTTGGCCAAATAA
- a CDS encoding chemotaxis protein CheW, with product MPENAAKKSDAEILKKRAETLAKPKSGPEQKETVKTVGFFLAGEVYGIELQFVREVLPIGQLTFLPGLPAYIPGIIHVRGEILSIMDLKRLFELKPSERAENAYVLILSAKDMAFGVLADRIIGVKEIPVDLPHTSVPTLTGVRAAYLKGIDASGTIVLDGEKLLTDEALVVDQTAE from the coding sequence ATGCCGGAGAACGCCGCCAAGAAATCCGATGCCGAAATCCTTAAAAAACGGGCCGAAACCCTGGCAAAACCAAAATCCGGGCCGGAACAAAAAGAAACTGTCAAAACAGTGGGCTTTTTTCTGGCCGGGGAAGTATACGGCATTGAGCTGCAATTTGTCCGGGAGGTTCTGCCGATTGGGCAGCTGACGTTTTTGCCCGGCCTTCCGGCCTATATTCCCGGGATTATCCATGTGCGGGGGGAAATCCTGTCAATCATGGATTTAAAGCGCCTGTTTGAACTTAAGCCAAGCGAGCGGGCGGAAAACGCCTATGTATTAATTTTATCCGCAAAAGATATGGCATTCGGGGTTTTGGCGGACCGGATCATCGGCGTTAAGGAAATCCCGGTTGATCTGCCGCACACCTCGGTACCTACGCTGACCGGGGTGCGGGCCGCCTATCTGAAGGGGATTGATGCGTCAGGGACGATTGTGCTTGACGGTGAAAAACTGCTGACAGACGAGGCTTTGGTGGTTGATCAGACGGCAGAGTAA
- a CDS encoding iron ABC transporter permease: MLITTLAMLAVLVGVMILGLGMGSAEKGFMSFLRAMFSPGKADPLLSTIIWELRFPRVIVAALVGATLSLGGLVFQALLRNPLAEPYILGISGGSAIGAIIGILLGFARFPGVSILAFIGGMGTLLLVLFIASGRTLLKKEALLLSGVMVNAFCSAVIMFLISLTQDSRIHNIMFWLMGDLSAAGRSEAMLMAAMVLPCFIVVFWLSNSMNLLLMGKEMAHSMGVNVRLITVVLLVLTSFMVSATVASCGLVAFVGLVIPHLFRLIIGADHRVLVPACLFGGAGYLVLCDLLARTLPQHGEMPAGVITAMVGAPVFIILLKRTG, from the coding sequence ATGCTTATAACCACCCTGGCCATGCTGGCGGTACTGGTTGGGGTGATGATTCTGGGCCTTGGGATGGGGTCTGCGGAAAAGGGGTTTATGTCTTTTTTAAGGGCCATGTTTTCCCCCGGAAAGGCGGATCCCCTGCTAAGCACAATAATCTGGGAGCTCCGCTTTCCCCGGGTGATCGTGGCCGCCCTGGTGGGCGCGACCCTTTCCCTGGGCGGGCTTGTATTCCAGGCTCTGCTTCGCAACCCTCTGGCTGAACCCTATATCCTGGGCATTTCCGGCGGCTCTGCCATCGGCGCGATTATCGGCATTCTTTTGGGATTTGCCCGGTTTCCGGGCGTTAGCATACTGGCTTTTATCGGCGGCATGGGAACGCTTCTTCTGGTGCTTTTCATCGCAAGCGGCAGAACCCTGCTTAAAAAAGAGGCGCTGCTGCTGTCCGGCGTGATGGTCAATGCGTTCTGTTCCGCGGTGATCATGTTTTTGATCTCCCTTACCCAGGATTCGCGCATTCACAATATCATGTTCTGGCTGATGGGGGATCTCTCGGCGGCCGGCAGAAGCGAGGCCATGCTGATGGCCGCAATGGTGCTGCCCTGTTTTATCGTGGTATTCTGGCTGTCCAATTCCATGAACCTGCTTCTGATGGGAAAGGAAATGGCCCACTCCATGGGCGTCAATGTCCGGCTGATCACGGTTGTGCTTCTGGTTTTGACCTCCTTTATGGTGAGTGCCACGGTTGCCAGCTGCGGGCTTGTGGCATTTGTGGGGCTGGTGATCCCGCATTTGTTCCGGCTGATTATCGGTGCGGATCACCGGGTTCTGGTGCCGGCCTGTCTTTTCGGCGGGGCCGGCTATCTGGTGCTATGCGATCTTCTGGCCCGGACCCTGCCCCAGCACGGGGAAATGCCGGCCGGGGTGATCACTGCCATGGTGGGGGCGCCGGTATTTATTATTCTTCTGAAACGGACGGGATAA
- a CDS encoding YcaO-like family protein, with the protein MHKHVLTLNDAYKKSTEDQDKSVPPAETVRRVKEKFAQLDLDILAETVRIDNGRLDIPVFFSVCGSDAARLTGTAKQMGKGATPAQAEASAVMELVERFSIYSFAENPDNFIMDTYENIRESALPFEMIARSVHDDTVDRDIAREIFSELSLKWTRGHDFTNNREMLVPFDWFFAINAFNGTSAGNCVEEALCQGICEIVERHVSALICREKIPVPAINPASAADPVGRGLLEKFHRNGISLYLSDFTLDMGIPTVGVLAHDPATHPEKSEIVWTAGTTPNPEKALSRALSETAQLGGDFNTGSNYVASGLPKLKTLDEARYITHPAKRINLADLPDISNNNMKTEIKNCVAALSKKDMPVITIPTAHPELHIPAFYTLIPGAHFRERAQATSIAMFCGKLITEKYPPHAAVKRLEWIDQKLPSRYYIKFYLGTCFLALDQPEAALSHFQAARDLEPDPQDIPSIYSYMGVCLKTSGAYEEALDVLYQGIQWDAERTDIYNLMGFCYFKLGEHQKAIHSFEQVIRLNPNSAIDYANIATNYRELGDAETAIAYYQIALSIDPEIGFARENLEKLGIRY; encoded by the coding sequence TTGCATAAACATGTATTAACCCTAAACGATGCATATAAAAAGTCCACAGAAGACCAGGATAAATCCGTCCCGCCGGCGGAAACCGTCCGCCGGGTGAAGGAAAAATTCGCTCAACTGGATCTGGATATCCTGGCCGAAACCGTGCGGATCGATAACGGCCGGCTGGACATTCCGGTGTTTTTCAGTGTCTGCGGATCGGATGCGGCCCGGCTGACCGGCACGGCCAAACAGATGGGAAAAGGCGCCACCCCGGCCCAGGCTGAAGCCAGTGCCGTGATGGAGCTGGTGGAGCGATTTTCCATCTATAGTTTTGCGGAAAATCCGGACAATTTCATCATGGACACTTATGAAAATATCCGGGAGAGCGCCCTTCCATTTGAAATGATCGCCCGCTCGGTCCACGATGATACGGTGGATCGGGATATTGCCAGGGAAATTTTTTCCGAACTTTCCCTGAAATGGACCCGGGGCCATGATTTCACAAATAACCGGGAGATGCTGGTCCCGTTTGACTGGTTTTTTGCCATAAACGCGTTTAACGGCACATCTGCGGGCAACTGCGTGGAAGAAGCCCTGTGCCAGGGCATCTGTGAAATCGTGGAGCGTCATGTCTCCGCCCTGATCTGCCGGGAGAAAATCCCGGTGCCGGCCATTAATCCGGCATCCGCCGCTGATCCGGTGGGGCGCGGGCTTCTGGAAAAATTCCATCGAAACGGGATTTCGCTCTATTTGTCGGACTTTACCCTGGACATGGGAATCCCCACGGTCGGGGTTTTGGCCCATGACCCGGCAACGCATCCGGAGAAAAGCGAAATCGTATGGACCGCCGGCACCACGCCGAATCCGGAAAAAGCCCTCTCCCGGGCCTTGTCGGAAACCGCCCAGCTGGGCGGCGACTTTAATACCGGCTCAAACTATGTGGCCTCCGGCCTGCCGAAACTAAAAACTTTGGATGAGGCCCGGTATATTACCCATCCGGCAAAACGTATAAATCTCGCCGACCTGCCGGATATTTCGAATAATAATATGAAAACTGAAATCAAAAACTGTGTGGCCGCGCTTTCAAAAAAAGATATGCCGGTCATCACCATTCCGACCGCCCATCCGGAGCTTCACATCCCGGCCTTTTATACCCTGATCCCGGGCGCCCATTTCCGGGAGCGGGCGCAAGCCACGAGTATCGCCATGTTCTGCGGCAAGCTGATCACGGAAAAATATCCCCCGCACGCGGCTGTTAAGCGGCTTGAATGGATTGACCAGAAGCTGCCCAGCAGATACTACATCAAATTCTATCTGGGCACCTGCTTTCTTGCCCTGGACCAGCCTGAAGCCGCCCTTTCGCATTTTCAGGCCGCCCGTGACCTGGAACCGGATCCGCAGGATATTCCCAGCATCTATTCCTACATGGGGGTCTGCTTAAAAACCTCGGGCGCCTATGAAGAGGCCCTTGACGTGCTTTACCAGGGGATTCAATGGGATGCGGAGCGAACCGATATTTATAACCTGATGGGATTCTGCTATTTCAAACTGGGCGAGCACCAAAAGGCCATACATAGTTTTGAGCAGGTGATCCGCCTGAACCCCAATTCCGCCATTGATTACGCCAACATCGCCACCAATTACCGGGAGTTGGGGGATGCGGAGACCGCCATCGCCTATTACCAGATTGCTTTGAGCATTGATCCGGAAATCGGGTTTGCCCGGGAGAATCTGGAGAAATTGGGGATTAGGTATTAG
- a CDS encoding cobalamin-binding protein — protein sequence MRHMAHLFRITGMGIALLLACQLPAWATEMHSLVDQTGRKIRVPPAPQRVVALAPSITEILFALDCQDRLKGATRFSDYPEAAQKVPKVGSYVYLDLEKIVALDPDVCIAIKDGNPRAVIDRLESLDIPVFAVNPRGLDTVMAAIGHIGKLMGAESRANEIVADMEARIDGVESKVAQTEKRPRVFFQIGIAPIVSAGSDTFIHELIVEAGGRNIAGKYTSYPRFSKEEVLELAPDILIITSMARKEVFDRVKREWERWDQIPAVANDRVHLVDSNLFDRPTPRLVDALEKLVELIHPEL from the coding sequence ATGAGGCACATGGCGCATCTTTTCCGGATCACCGGCATGGGCATCGCTTTATTGCTGGCTTGTCAGCTTCCTGCCTGGGCAACCGAGATGCATTCCCTGGTGGATCAAACCGGGCGAAAGATCCGCGTGCCTCCAGCACCGCAGCGGGTGGTGGCGCTTGCGCCGAGCATAACGGAAATCCTTTTTGCCCTGGACTGCCAGGACCGGCTCAAAGGGGCCACGCGATTTTCCGATTATCCGGAAGCAGCCCAAAAGGTTCCCAAAGTGGGTTCCTATGTATACCTGGATTTGGAGAAAATCGTGGCCCTGGATCCGGATGTTTGTATTGCCATCAAAGACGGCAACCCGCGGGCGGTGATTGACCGATTGGAATCCCTTGATATCCCTGTGTTTGCCGTAAACCCCAGGGGACTGGACACGGTGATGGCGGCTATCGGCCATATCGGTAAACTGATGGGAGCGGAAAGCCGGGCGAATGAAATTGTCGCGGACATGGAGGCCCGGATCGACGGGGTCGAATCCAAGGTGGCCCAGACCGAAAAACGGCCCCGGGTGTTTTTTCAGATCGGCATCGCACCGATTGTGTCCGCCGGCTCGGATACATTCATCCATGAGCTGATCGTAGAGGCGGGCGGGAGAAATATCGCGGGCAAATATACATCCTACCCCCGGTTTTCCAAGGAAGAGGTGCTGGAGCTGGCACCGGATATCCTGATTATCACATCCATGGCCCGAAAAGAGGTGTTTGATCGGGTGAAGAGGGAATGGGAGAGGTGGGATCAGATTCCGGCAGTGGCCAATGACCGGGTTCATCTGGTGGACTCCAACCTGTTTGACCGGCCCACGCCGCGGCTGGTGGACGCGCTGGAGAAATTGGTTGAGCTGATTCATCCGGAGTTGTGA